The Streptomyces sp. NBC_01317 genomic interval GGCGGCTCCGGCTACGTCGGCCGGCCCACCGTCGCCGCACTGCTCCGGCACGGTTTCACCGTCACCGCGCTCGCCCGCAGCGAGCACTCCGCGCGGACTCTGTCCGACCTGGGGGCGGAACCGGTACGGGGCACCCTCACCGACACCGCCGTCCTGCGCGAGGCCGCGTCCCGCGCGGACGGCGTGATCCATCTGGGCTCCGACGTCGGCCCCGGCGGCGACGAGGTCGACCGCGCCGCCGCCGAGGCCCTCCTCGACGGGGTGGGCGCGGGACCGTACGTCCACACGGGCGGGGCCTGGGTGTACGGCGACACCGACGGGGTCATCGACGAGGACGCGCCCCAGAAGCCGCCGGCCATCACCGCGTGGCGCCGGGCCAACGAGGACCTGGTCCTGGCCCGCGCGACGACCGGGGGACACCCCGTGCTCGTGATGCCGGGCGTGGTCTACGGCCACGGTGCCGGACTCATCGAGATGTTCTACACCGCCCCGGCGCGCGAGCGCGGCGCGGCGCCGGTGATCGGCGACGGCCGCAACCGCTGGGGTGTGGTCCATGTCGACGACATCGCGGAGCTGTACGCGCTGGCGCTCGGCGCGCCCGCCGGGTCGGCGTACATGGGGGTCAGCGAGGAGGCACCGACCCAGGCCGACATCGCGGCGGCCGCCGCCGAGGCGGCGGGACACCCCGGCCGTACGGAATCCCTGACGCTGGAGGCGGGCCTGGAGCGGATGGGGCCGATCGCCGAGGCCTTCTCCCTGGACCAGCGCATGACCAGCGCCCGGGCCCGCAGGGACACCGGCTGGCAGCCGCGGCACGTGGACGACGTACTGACGGAGATCGCGCGGCCCACGCAGGCCTGAGCGAGCGGGCCCCCGGCGTCTCCGCCGCCGGGGGCCCGCTCTCACGGCAGGGGTTCCACCTCCAGGAACCGCCGCCTGCTGGGACCCCGGTACAGCAGCGCCTCCCACCCCAGGCGCCCCAGCTCCGCCGCGCAGCCGCCCAGCGCGCGCTCCTCGTCCTGGGCCGCCCCGCCGCCGGGCGGACCCACCCACTCCACCCGTACGGTCCCCGGCCGCTCGCCCTCCCGCACCTGGAAGCCGGTCGCCACCCGCCGCCCGGCCGCGTCCACCGCGGACGGCGCGATCCCCGCCGCCTCCAGCACGAGCGCCACGGCCCGCACCGGCCGCTGCCGCTCCCACGCCGCCGGTACGGCCACGGGGTCGCCGGTCCCGGTGTGCGTCAGCCGGCGGATCTGGAGCAGCCCCTCGAAGGCGACCCGTACCTCCGCGGCCCGCACCCGGGGCGCCGCACCGGGCACCGGCCCGTCACCCGTCGCCGCCTCGAACCCGCCGTCGCCGCCCGCCCCGTGGCCCGGGGCCCCGCCGCTCCGTACCCCGTCGTCCCCCGCCATCGCCCGCGCCCCTCGTTCCGTCGCCCTGTGCCGTCCCGGAGACTGTGCCACGGCGTGCGGAGCGCGGGCGCGGCTCAGTTCGCGCCCTGCACCCGCCGGCGGAGGTTGGTCAGCGCGTAGTGCTGGCGGGACTTCACCGTCCCGGGCGGTATGCCCAGGATTCCGGCCGTCTCCTGCACGGTCCGGCCGCAGATGTACGTGTGCACCAGCACCTCGCGGTGCTCCACCGACAACTGCCGCAACAGGTGGGTCGCGTCGACCGACGCGAGCACGGAGTCCGCGTGGTCCCGCTGCGCCATGTCCTGGTTGTCCGTGCCCACCGTCTCGTACCGGTTGGGGGCGCTGCGCATCCGGTCGATGATCAGGTTGCGCGTGACCGTGAGCAGCCAGCCACGGACGGAACCGTCCGTGCTGTACAGCCGCTCGGTGTGGCGCCAGGC includes:
- a CDS encoding NAD-dependent epimerase/dehydratase family protein; this translates as MSVTKVFLTGGSGYVGRPTVAALLRHGFTVTALARSEHSARTLSDLGAEPVRGTLTDTAVLREAASRADGVIHLGSDVGPGGDEVDRAAAEALLDGVGAGPYVHTGGAWVYGDTDGVIDEDAPQKPPAITAWRRANEDLVLARATTGGHPVLVMPGVVYGHGAGLIEMFYTAPARERGAAPVIGDGRNRWGVVHVDDIAELYALALGAPAGSAYMGVSEEAPTQADIAAAAAEAAGHPGRTESLTLEAGLERMGPIAEAFSLDQRMTSARARRDTGWQPRHVDDVLTEIARPTQA
- a CDS encoding sigma-70 family RNA polymerase sigma factor, which produces MKPITAPKASSQAGQEQLLHVLVADHGKALLAYAEKLLSDRQLAEDVVQETMIRAWRHTERLYSTDGSVRGWLLTVTRNLIIDRMRSAPNRYETVGTDNQDMAQRDHADSVLASVDATHLLRQLSVEHREVLVHTYICGRTVQETAGILGIPPGTVKSRQHYALTNLRRRVQGAN